A window of the Lolium perenne isolate Kyuss_39 chromosome 7, Kyuss_2.0, whole genome shotgun sequence genome harbors these coding sequences:
- the LOC127313839 gene encoding late embryogenesis abundant protein 31, with protein sequence MAQAQATRGDQHLKAAQQEQPEAIQYGHVFAVTGDLAVQPIAPRDAEAMRSAEDSVPGVPVPQASGGGFSAAVAMETAAAYNQAVGAVHPGQASAAATMKGITVTQTAVPGGRVVTEFVAGQVVGQYSVADQAMMEQAQRQQQVVEEDTSKVTIGEAMEAAGLSAGERPVEEADAAAIRAAETQAQGEDGVLPGGLADQAWAAASANAWAERDEDKITIGDVLTDATTKLADDKPAEHADAARVVQAETYSDAGARTKAGGVGAAMTTAARLNQEDDDDDA encoded by the exons ATGGCTCAGGCGCAGGCGACGAGAGGCGACCAGCACCTCAAGGCCGCGCAGCAGGAGCAGCCGGAGGCCATCCAGTACGGCCACGTCTTCGCCGTCACGGGCGACCTGGCCGTGCAGCCCATTGCGCCGCGGGACGCGGAGGCCATGCGCTCGGCCGAGGACAGCGTGCCGGGCGTGCCCGTCCCGCAGGCCAGCGGCGGCGGCTTCAGCGCCGCCGTGGCCATGGAGACGGCCGCCGCCTACAACCAGGCCGTCGGCGCAGTGCACCCCGGCCaggccagcgccgccgccaccatGAAGGGCATCACCGTCACCCAGACCGCCGTCCCCGGCGGCCGCGTCGTCACCGAGTTCGTCGCCGGGCAGGTCGTCGGGCAGTACTCCGTCGCCGACCAGGCGATGATGGAGCAGGCGCAGCGGCAGCAGCAGGTCGTCGAGGAGGATACGAGCAAGGTGACGATCGGCGAGGCGATGGAGGCCGCGGGGCTCTCCGCTGGCGAACGGCCCGTGGAGGAGGCAGACGCGGCGGCCATCCGCGCCGCGGAGACGCAGGCGCAGGGGGAGGACGGGGTCTTGCCCGGCGGCCTCGCCGACCAGGCGTGGGCCGCGGCCAGCGCCAACGCCTGGGCCGAGCGCGACGAGGACAAGATCACCATCGGCGACGTGCTCACG GACGCGACGACGAAGCTGGCGGACGACAAGCCGGCGGAGCACGCGGACGCGGCGAGGGTGGTGCAGGCGGAGACGTACAGCGACGCCGGAGCGCGCACCAAGGCCGGCGGGGTGGGCGCCGCCATGACCACGGCGGCAAGGCTCAaccaggaagacgacgacgacgacgcttga